The genomic DNA TATGAAGAGTCGTTCTGTGACGTATTGCAAATAGGATTCACCGCTGGTGGAGTTGCGGGAATTGCTGTCCCTGGTTTGCTGTTAAgattaaacagaaataaataaataatgcattctgAATGTTtcttacaaatatggcagcctggAGAACAAGAGCGGAGAACTAATGTGATAATAATAGGTGAAGGAATGCAGAAGATTCTaacataaaaagtagcaaaatggGAAAGAATAACAGAGGAGAGAAAAAAGGGAGATAAAGGATAATGGGAAGAAATAGTGACCTTCTCTATAAATCACCATCCTATCAAGTCTCTCTTATCCTAAAGACCAGTATTCAAAGGGATCTATGGGACATCCCCCAGCTGTTACCTTCCACCTTCTGTAATGGGTGATCATTATTAATCCTGAAGATGTTTCTACAATCAGTGTTCCCAAAAGCAAACGTCCATATTTACCCAGACTTCCTTTAGCCGGCTGCTTCATTCCTGGTTGAGGGGCGGATGGCATTTCTTTAATATTCAAGTGTCTCTTCTCACATTCAGCCAACATAATAATCAAAGTTCTGGAGGGCTTCACTGACGGAGTCTGGTATAACTGCTTTACGCCCATACAGAGTTACCATTAGGTTTGTGTCATTATCGCTTGAGCTTTGGACAGCTGGGATGATTGGTGGTGTCACTTTTTTATTCAAGAGGCCATCAAAATTGAttttctgtggcaaaggagatgGATCAAATGAATACAATAGAACTGATGATACAATTTATACTATGGCATAAAATCCTACACACAAAGGAACAACCATTGCCAATATCATAACTTACTGGAGAACATTAGTAATATCTAAGAATCTAGCGTCTCGCCCAATGAATGTTTTATAGAATTTAGATAATGTGTCACAATCAAAGGGACGTTATACTGAGCAACTATGTATTAGATAAGCCAATCCCAGGAGATCCCTCCAACAAATGTATTACTTAGTAAAGTCCGAGAACCTTTCTACCTTGTGTCACGATTCAGCCATTTCATTTAATCCCTTACAAAGAAAACTACAGAGATTTTGGGGGGGGGTCAAAATATATTGGATGGCCACCTTGTTCCTTGATAATGTCACTAGACAAGAATACGTCTGGAATAAATCTATATCCACTCATTATAACAGCACGCTATGCCTAATACACAACTATAAACCTACACAGAACAACGGGCTTTGCTTCACTTCTTCAGCTCCGTTGAATCCCAGGCGATTCTCAGGGAATTTGGCCAAAAGCTGCGGAAAGAATAAAATAGTTGTTACTCAAACAGCACAATCCAGTGGGAGGCGGGACAATCTGTAGCTCCACCTTCCCAGTATGTTCCCTGAGACTCCTCCTCCAGAAGGCGTTGTCTTTTCTCCAACTATAGGAGGAGAAAAGCTttgaaatattataatataatatggcTGGAATCTACTATTTTGAAGACAGATTTATTAGTATTATCTGGTTCTTCTATAGTGCCTGTAATTATACGCAGCACtgtgcagagcttacaatctataataAACGTTGCACCATCACAATGGAGCCAAGACTCTCAGTCCAGTAACAGAATGTTGGAATTCTTTTCTTATTCTGGGTgtacccccagtccaaccctgcccgtTACTAAAAGCTTTAGCTCGCTATATATTTGATAAAGCCTTATTTATGAACATTGATATGTAATATTTCTATTATATGCAGATGGTTTAGCATGTGATGTGCTGTGACTGGCCCCCTCTCAACAATGAATTGTACAGGTGAAGGTGAGAGCAAATATACGTTGTACAGAAAGAGCACAAGTGAAATGAATGATCTCTGAGTAAGAAACCCCAAACACAAGCCGATCACATGATGATGACAGGATTTAAACTTACTCCTTTTGTTGTGGATGAGAAATCAGCAGGGACTTTGGGTGGAAAAATCGCCCTCGAATGCTTGATAAATTCACACAGATGCTCCATGTTCAGtccgttaaaggggaactgcaaaGGTGGAGACGTATTTGTTAGGAAAGCAGGAATTCTGAGCCACCAGGGATTAATGTCACTGTCCCAGAAAATAGCTAATAATGTATAGCAAGTTGCTTCTAAACTTACTGATCTCACAGACAGGGGCGTCTGATATGATCAAGGGGAACTGGATTTAACACCAAGCAGGACAATCTTTCATTAATACTGAGTCGTTTTTAAATACGGGTATCAAATGTTATGCCTTAATATTATACTCATGGAGTAACTCAAATTGAAATGTTATTAAAGATGGACTAACATTCTTTATGTTCCCTTTGCATAATACAATATAGAGATGGTCCCTTCCTATTGCAGGGCTTCCCTTGCTATTCTAAACTTGTACTAACgt from Xenopus laevis strain J_2021 chromosome 5S, Xenopus_laevis_v10.1, whole genome shotgun sequence includes the following:
- the LOC121394144 gene encoding RAC-beta serine/threonine-protein kinase A-like, with protein sequence MQVKGTCDFSSNKSLTLYKTQVYKSKGTWADFLSARDLKLDNVLLDASGYIKITDFGLCKKGMGVGVLTTSPAGTPYYTAPEILKREPYGRAVDWWSVGVMLYYMVLHRFPFNGLNMEHLCEFIKHSRAIFPPKVPADFSSTTKGLLAKFPENRLGFNGAEEVKQSPLFCKINFDGLLNKKVTPPIIPAVQSSSDNDTNLMVTLYGRKAVIPDSVSEALQNFDYYVG